A region of the Desulfobulbaceae bacterium genome:
CGTACTGCCATTGGCCAGCTCGAGCGAGTACTTCGAGATTATAAAAAGAGGATTTTTACTCTTCTGTTAAAAGAGGACGAATCTCGATTTTTAATTCAGCTGTTGCTTGATAGCCTACTTTAACAGAAAGTGTCTTTACGCCAAGAGTTTTAATTGGCTCATCGAGAACAATTTTTCTTTTGTCAATCTCGATACCGACTTCGGCAAGCTTTTCTGCGATTTCTGCTGTTGTAACAGAGCCATACAGCTTGTCTTCTTCGCCGACCCTTTTCTCAATAGTAATGGTTGCACCAGCAAGTTGCTTGGTCATAGCTTCGGCAGCGTTTGTTGCCTGAAGGCGGCGTGTTTCAATCGCCTCCTTTTGCGCTTCAAGCTGAGCCAATGATGCTTTGCTTACCAGAACAGCCATGCTGTTGGGGATGAGAAAATTGCGACCATATCCTGGTTTAACCTTGACAATATCGCCTTCCAAACCCAAGTTGTCGATAGTTTCCTTTAAAATTAACTCCATGTTCAGCCTCATTATTTTTTTCTAACGAATACTAGCTTATACTCTAAGCTGTCTGATGCCTTCGTTAACGGTTATAAATGGTTTGTGGTTATTTATTATTGATTTCATCTACTGGTTTTCTGAAATTAGCCCAGATCTCGGCTATGCCAAGTAATGCCAAGAGCAGAAAACCGTAGGCCTGAATAATCAAAAAAAACAGTATTAAAATCCGTACTAATTTGGGTACCGACCATTTTGAGAAAAAAGTGATCAGTACCGAAAGTCCCTGGATAAAAAACAGGGAGCCAAATACTAAAAGCAGGTTTAACCCGGCAGCTTTAAGCCAACCTGTAGAGGTAAATAACAGTACTCCTCCCAGTATGACTGGCCAAACAAAATGATCTGGCAGCTTGAAATGGCGAAAACTCGGCCAGCTCGGGCAGTTTCTGCTTGTCAATAAGCCGTTGGCCAAGGTCATGTTGATAAAAACAGTACCAAAGACAATAACTGCAAGGATACCGGGGAAAATGACCGGTATCAGTTCCCGCACTCGTGTGAATATTGCCTGTAGCTCAACCTTAATATCTGCCGAGATCTCAGAGGATTGTCTATAAACTGTATATGCTTCCTCCAGGCTCGTATCAATACTTTTTAAAACATCAACATAGATATTTGACTGGCTGGAGGCACTTAGCAAAAGCCAAGTTAAAAACCATATGGTTGCCAAGGCCAGAGCGCCATAGAGTGCTGACAGTTGCAGTGATTCCTTACGATTTATGCTTCTGGCTAAAACAAAGCCGACGGGCAGCAGTGTTAAAGAAAAAAAGAGAACCGATAAGGAACCGAATGCTAATGCTATCACTCCGGAAAGCAGTATGGAGTGCAGTATTATTTTGAAACCCTTTTCAAACCCGAGGTAAATCGGCAAAAAAACCAAAGGCAACGGTGTTAGAAAATAAAGCAGTGCAACTCCGCCTGAAATTGTCGGTAAGGCGAAAATAGCTGTGGTAGCCAAAACCGATTTCAAATACTGCCCGTTAAAATTCATGCCTTTGACTTTCAGTGCCCCCCTCAAAAAAACTATGCGCGAGGTGCGCGTGGTGGTCGAGGTATTACACCACTGTATGGTATAAGCGCGATCTGTCTGGCTCGTTTAATCGCTTCAGTAACCTGTCGCTGATGTTTAGCGCAGTTCCCAAAAATACGACTTGGTACAATTTTACCCTGTTCCGTTAAGAAGCTTGTCAATGTTTTTACTTCTTTATAATCAATGGCAAGGCTTTTGTCGGCGCAAAAACGACACACACGTTTGCGTATAAAGGTTTTTTTTCGTCTTGGTTGTGAAGGCCTTGATGGTCTCATGTTAATCTCCTATGTGGAAAGAGCGTGATATACTCTCTGTCTATACGTCAATAAGGTTTAATCGTCGTCATCATCGTCATCATCGACAATGACGTCATCGTCATCATCAGAATGATGAGATTTTGATTCTCTCACCGGGCGCGGATTGTAGTCATCGCTGAACTCTTCCTGGGTCTTGATGGTCATGTACTTAAGAACCTTATCATCAATTCGGAAAAGTCGTTCGATTTCATCAACAGCTTCAGATGCTCCTGCGTATTCACAGTAAATGTAATAGCCCTGTGTCTGTTTTTGAATTAAATAGGCGAGCTTTTTGATCCCCCAGCGGTCAAGCTGGACAATTTTACCGTCGAATTTTTCGATGACTTCATTAGTCCGATCGATAATGGCTGTCATATCATCCTCACTTACATTGGGGCGGATGATATAAATAGTTTCATACCTGCGCATGATTCCTCCTTTTGGACATTGAGATGCATTCTGCATCTAAAGGCCCTCGTGATTTCCTGCTGAGAGCAAGAAGGTTGTGGAAACGTATGCTTACTTGTGGAATGTACTTCAAAATAAATATGAAAATAAATCCGTCGGTGAGCGATTGAAAAACAATCGACCTTGATACCATACTCCGGCTTTTTCTGTCAATTCATTTTTTTAACTTCGGCCCAGAGTGC
Encoded here:
- a CDS encoding 50S ribosomal protein L9 encodes the protein MELILKETIDNLGLEGDIVKVKPGYGRNFLIPNSMAVLVSKASLAQLEAQKEAIETRRLQATNAAEAMTKQLAGATITIEKRVGEEDKLYGSVTTAEIAEKLAEVGIEIDKRKIVLDEPIKTLGVKTLSVKVGYQATAELKIEIRPLLTEE
- a CDS encoding DUF2232 domain-containing protein, translating into MNFNGQYLKSVLATTAIFALPTISGGVALLYFLTPLPLVFLPIYLGFEKGFKIILHSILLSGVIALAFGSLSVLFFSLTLLPVGFVLARSINRKESLQLSALYGALALATIWFLTWLLLSASSQSNIYVDVLKSIDTSLEEAYTVYRQSSEISADIKVELQAIFTRVRELIPVIFPGILAVIVFGTVFINMTLANGLLTSRNCPSWPSFRHFKLPDHFVWPVILGGVLLFTSTGWLKAAGLNLLLVFGSLFFIQGLSVLITFFSKWSVPKLVRILILFFLIIQAYGFLLLALLGIAEIWANFRKPVDEINNK
- a CDS encoding 30S ribosomal protein S18: MRPSRPSQPRRKKTFIRKRVCRFCADKSLAIDYKEVKTLTSFLTEQGKIVPSRIFGNCAKHQRQVTEAIKRARQIALIPYSGVIPRPPRAPRA
- the rpsF gene encoding 30S ribosomal protein S6, translated to MRRYETIYIIRPNVSEDDMTAIIDRTNEVIEKFDGKIVQLDRWGIKKLAYLIQKQTQGYYIYCEYAGASEAVDEIERLFRIDDKVLKYMTIKTQEEFSDDYNPRPVRESKSHHSDDDDDVIVDDDDDDDD